One Oryza brachyantha chromosome 3, ObraRS2, whole genome shotgun sequence DNA segment encodes these proteins:
- the LOC102701247 gene encoding PLASMODESMATA CALLOSE-BINDING PROTEIN 2-like — protein sequence MAATAPRLLLLALMAAALAGRSDGAWCICRQDLPDATLQKTLDYACGDGADCKPIQQSGACFSPDTVKAHCSYAVNSFYQRNNQNSQACVFSGTATLVTTDPSSNGCQYPASASAAGTGTPTTGGTTGVYSPPGMGLGPSSFNDNSGASILPVAGMVKWMLILACCSLMALNFS from the exons ATGGCAGCGACCGCGCCCCGCCTACTCCTGCTCGCTCTcatggccgccgccctcgccggccgctCAG aCGGCGCGTGGTGCATTTGCAGGCAGGACCTGCCGGACGCCACGCTGCAGAAGACGCTGGACTACgcgtgcggcgacggcgccgactGCAAGCCCATCCAGCAGAGCGGGGCGTGCTTCAGCCCGGACACCGTCAAGGCGCACTGCTCCTACGCCGTCAACAGCTTCTACCAGCGCAACAACCAGAACTCCCAGGCCTGCGTCTTCTCCGGCACCGCCACGCTCGTCACCACCGACCCAA GCTCCAATGGTTGCCAATACCCTGCCTCTGCTAG CGCCGCTGGGACGGGAACGCCGACAACCGGAGGCACGACCGGTGTGTACAGCCCTCCTGGAATGGGGCTAGGTCCTTCAAGCTTCAACGACAACAGCGGCGCCAGCATCCTCCCGGTGGCCggaatggtgaagtggatgcTGATCCTTGCTTGCTGCTCTCTCATGGCTCTGAACTTTAGCTGA